The genomic segment CCATAGATGATATTAACGAACATGTGAGGGGAGCCATTCCTGGGGACACTATGTCCATAGATGATATTAACGAACATGTGAGGGGAGCCATTCCTGGGGACACTATGTCCATAGATGATATTAACGAACATGTGAGGGGAGCCATTCCTGGGGACACTATGTCCATAGATGATATTAACGAACATGTGAGGGGAGCCATTCCTGGGGACACTATGTCCATAGATGATATTAACGAACATGTGAAGGGAGGCAGTGTGATTGAGGCCAAAAGGTTGATCAGTAGGAAAGAGGGTCAAAGAAATGAAAGCTTATCAGTAGTGCGGAGGTTTGAGAAGGTTTTGCCTGCAAAAATACAGGACGTTTGACTGAGAATTGCAGTGTTTTAAATGACAAAGATTGGAACACGTATCTGTTCAGTGTAAAGAAAATAAAAGATGTGCCAAGTGTGGAGGGGAACATGATTATGGTTACTATAGGAACAATGTGAAGGCTAAGTGTTGTAATTGTGGCGGGAACATGATTATGGTTACTATAGGAACAATGTGAAGGCTAAGTGTTGTAATTGTGGCGGGGACATGATTATGGTTACTATAGGAACAATGTGATGGCTAAGTGTTGTAATTGTGGCGGGAACATGATTATGGTTACTATAGGAACAATGTGAAGGCTAAGTGTTGTAATTGTGGCGGGAACATGATTATGGTTACTATAGGAACAATGTGAAGGCTAAGTGTTGTAATTGTGGCGGGGACATGATTATGGTTACTATAGGAACAATGTGAAGGCTAAGTGTTGTAATTGTGGCGGGAACATGATTATGGTTACTATAGGAACAATGTGAAGGCTAAGTGTTGTAATTGTGGCGGGAACATGATTATGGTTACTATAGGAACAATGTGAAGGCTAAGTGTTGTAATTGTGGCGGGAACATGATTATGGTTACTATAGGAACAATGTGAAGGCTAAGTGTTGTAATTGTGGGGGAACATGATTATGGTTACTATAGGAACAATGTGATGGCTAAGTGTTGTAATTGTGGCGGGGACATGATTATGGTTACTATAGGAACAATGTGAAGGCTAAGTGTTGTAATTGTGGGGGGACATGATTATGGTTACTATAGGAACAATGTGAAGGCTAAGTGTTGTAATTGTGGCGGGAACATGATTATGGTTACTATAGGAACAATGTGAAGGCTAAGTGTTGTAATTGTGGCGGGGACATGATTATGGTTACTATAGGAACAATGTGAAGGCTAAGTGTTGTAATTGTGGCGGGAACAtgattatgttatgttatgcctTCACATTGTTCCTACATTGTTCCTATATGAACCATAATCATGTTCCCCCCACAATTACAACAATTATCAAATATGATTcatacagtgttaggctttcacaaggcaattcaaaGAAGCAGAACGTGATTTTGGTGCGCAAAGGATGGAGTCATGAGTGCGTTCGGGTGCAAGGTCCTCGGCAATCTTTCTTCATAATACAACAAACAGGCATCAAAGCGGGATTTACATAGAATCCTTATAATTTACAGCATTtctcagacaacaacaaaaataactaAATAGCCAAATggtgggagggatgggggcaactcaaacaggaagtaccagaacaaaaactcaaacaggactgttttgctagcacagactggaagcCTATAAGGATGAGGTCAGAGATCTGGTAaggggtgccaggacaacaacctctccctcaacttcagcaagacaaaggactTGATTGTGTACTACAGGAAACAAAGGGGCGagtacgcccccatccacatcaatggcgctgtagtggagcggatggagagcttcaagttccttggtgtcaatGAATTAGGAATTAGCACGGTCCTCACAGTTGTGAAGATGGCCCATCAGCGTCTCTTCCCCCCTCAGGAGGcagaaaagatttgtcatgggccctcagatcctcctactaactctcttgcactctgcacacactggactctacccacacactacatatgcccatacacacacatttacactcaccacacacgctgctgctactgtatcttatctatcctgttgcctagtcactttacccctaccaaacattaggaacatcttctttatattgagttgcacacccttttgccctcagaacagcctcaattcgtcggggcatggactttacaaggtgttgaaagcgttccacagggatgctggcccatgttgactccaatgcttcccgcagttcaattttgctggaccccaggaagagtatctgctgcaatggcgaatggggatccataataaatacagctGTATCAAGTCGGCTGgctgtcctttggttggtggaccattcttgatacacagtgGAAACTGTTGATTGTGAAAGaccagtgttgcagttcttgatacactcaaaccggtgtgcctggcgcctactaccataccctgttcaaaggcaaaaTAAtgtatcttgcccattcaccctctgaatggcacttcttcacaatccatgtctcaattgtctcaatgcttaaaaaccCCTCTTTAACCTatcacctccccttcatctacactgattgaagtggatttaacaagtgacatcaagaaGGGCTCATagcttttcacctggattcacctggtcagtctatgtcatggaaagagcaggtattcctaatgctttgtacactcagtgtctatgtacatagctacctccattaccttgtacccctgcacatcgacctggtactccctgtatgaaTCCATGTTACTTTTTTACTCATTATTCGTTATTtagtgtgtatttattcctcatgtcacTATTTCATTATTAAAAAAGTATTTTTGATCTTTATCTCAACTCCGCATCCATAAGTAACCATttctgttagtctacaccttctctgttagtctacaccttctctgttagtctacaccttctctgttagtctacaccttctctgttagtctacaccttctctgttagtctacaccttctctgttagtctacaccttctctgttagtctacacctgttgtatgaaAGAGGTATGAACATGTAAGCTACTGCAAGTCGCTCTGCATTAAAGACTCAAATGTAAACGTTTACGAAGCACGTGACAAACCGCTGTCAatcaaaacccatacagcgctgtGAAGTGGAGACcctgagctctgatgtcatgtataggaagttactgtacagccactgcgttccaatttaggCGTTTATCAGTGTCCAAATACTCACTTTTCAACCGGTATACGGGTAGGAGTGTGAAGGGTTAACCCCTAACCGATGGCACACAAATTTGTCATTTCTCATTAAATAGTGTCACTTGTTCGATCTAGCCTGACCACTTAGTAGCTTGGGTGCCTGCTTCAGCCAACTCCTTTGAAATATTCATGTCAAGTACGGTAAAAGCAGAGACAGACTGGCCCTCTAGTGACTATAGTCTAGTGACCCTTCCAGGCTTCATGGTGTAACTGTTCGTAAACATACTGAAACAGGACTGTAAAATCCATGGACCTGTTCCAATACTTAAAAAATGTACCCTTTCAACCTCTTTTACTAAATATTCACACATCTGACCTGACTGTATTGACGGAAGCTATGTGGTGGAACGTCTTCTACCCATCCAGTAAGGTCAGTGATTAATTTGCAGAAGGGAGGGTGGAAGGGGAATGGTTGAAGTATTGGGTCATGGCCCATGTCGTAGCTCAGACCCAGAGGTGAGAGGGGGTTTAAGGCAGGTGAGGTGTGTTTCTATTCCTCCTGGCTCTACATACACAGTAGAGGACTGTTCGTTCACACACTACAAACATGGTAGGACATAGAACAAATCAGGACCCATAGACTTTTTCTCATATTTACTAAAGCAGATATTATTGCTTCAGTTTACCATGCAGAAAGGAATACGTCTGAATCTCTCTTCATTCTAAATACAATAAACTGCAAAGGCTTGTTTGGCAAATCTATAGGAAATACTGGTCAGAATAAATACATTGTTGTTGTCGGTTCCTCCTACAGGTCAAAACAGGAGTGTGTCACACCCACTTAATATAAGCAGGATGCAGATCTGACAGAtgcgcatgcgcacacacacacacacacacacacacacacacacacacacacacacacacacacacacacacacacacacacacacacacacacacacacacacacacacacacacacagtgtagtcAGCAGGAAACGTGTCACAATAACAATAAATGTATTTCATCATCCCCAGGGTGCAACACACTggatgttgcagatagaaatggcaCAAATAGAGTTGACATGATTCCTCACCCTACATTTCAGAGAGGCATGTCTGTTCTAcatcatattttttttatctgGGCGTTCGGCAATGTGGCCCATGAGTTACCTGAAGTTCTCCCTCAACAGGTAGCCCCTCGCTCGTCCAGACAGTGTCTGAGGGTTGAGAGGGACATTTTAGTCCCAGAGTTTGGTTTGGGAATCCTGCACTCATTCCTGAAACTGGTTGAGTGAGCCCTGTAGATGTTTGGGTAGTCAGTCATTAAATGACTGACTCCACTTGATAAGGTGTAGTATGAtatactacagtacccataatgctctgtgtCCCGTCTCATTATCAATACATGAGGGTCTGAAATCTGAATCTTTTTTTCTCCACCATTGTTGTGGTTTGTCCGGTAAATCCACTTGACCGACGTATAGTCTGTTAGACCAGTCTATTCCAACTGTGTTGTCATATCAACATGTTACACCACTCCGTTCCAACTGTATCGCCATGACAATGCGCTACACCAGCTCATCCAGTAGTGTGCCCAGGCTGTGGTGATGTTCAGGTGGTCCAGTGATGGGCTTGTTACACATGGGACACACACAGCGCACCTCCAGCCACTTCACCAGGCAACTGCAGGGGCAAACAACAATTCAGTGACACATAAATGcacgcatatatacacacacacacacatatgcacgtaCAGATACACACATCTGACACATAAATTCCATCTGCTTGGTGTGAGGTGAGGTGACACTTGCCTCCGGTGAAAGGCATGTTGGCATGGCAACACTCCTAGCTCATCTTTCACTCTGAAGTCCTCCAAGCACACTGCACATGTCTGCTGTGATGGAGAAAAGTAGagggagagcaatggagagagaaagagagagaaaccaggggagagatagaaagagaaaccaggggagagatagaaagagaaaccaggggagagatagaaagagaaaccaggggagagagcgcgagagagagaaaccaggggagagatagaaagagagagaaaccaggggagagagcacgagagagaagagaaaccaggggagagagcgagagagagagaaaccaggggagagatagaaagagagagaaaccaggagagagatagaaagagagaaaccaggggagagatagaaagagagaaaccaggggggagagagagagagagagcgagagagagagagaaaccaggggagagatagaaagagagagaaaccaggggagagagaaagagagagagaaaccaggggagagagcgagagagagaaaccagggggagagagcgcgagagagagaaaccaggggagagagagaaagagagagaaaccagggagagagcagggagagagagagaaaccaggggagagatagaaagagagagaaaccaggggagagatagaaagagagagaaaccaggggagagagagaaagagagagaaaccaggagagagagaagagagagagaaaccagggggagagagagagagcgagagagagagaaaccagggagagatagaagagagagagaaaccagaggggagagagaaaccaggggagagagagaaagagagagagaaaccaggggagagagagaaagagagagagaaaccaggggagagagagaaagagagagagaaaccaggggagagagagaaagagagagagaaaccaggggagagagagaaagagagagagaaaccaggggagagagagaaagagagagagaaaccaggggagagagagaaagagagagagaaaccagagagagagagagagaaaccagggagagagagaaagagagagagaaaccaggagaggagagagagagagagagagaaagagagagagaaaccaggagagagagagagagaaagagagagagaaaccaggggagagagagaaagagagagagaaaccagggagagagagaaaagagagagagaaaccaggggagagagcgagaagaagaggaggaaacc from the Oncorhynchus tshawytscha isolate Ot180627B linkage group LG33, Otsh_v2.0, whole genome shotgun sequence genome contains:
- the LOC112230779 gene encoding RING finger protein 122-like isoform X2, translated to MSAVAFQDLPLNIYMVIFGTGVFVFVLSLIFCCYFISKLRHQARRERFGYKAVIFKGDTKKLNLHGTCAVCLEDFRVKDELGVLPCQHAFHRSCLVKWLEVRCVCPMCNKPITGPPEHHHSLGTLLDELV
- the LOC112230779 gene encoding RING finger protein 122-like isoform X1, producing MSAVAFQDLPLNIYMVIFGTGVFVFVLSLIFCCYFISKLRHQARRERFGYKAVIFKGDTKKLNLHGQTCAVCLEDFRVKDELGVLPCQHAFHRSCLVKWLEVRCVCPMCNKPITGPPEHHHSLGTLLDELV